From Alienimonas californiensis, a single genomic window includes:
- a CDS encoding ABC transporter permease — protein sequence MSFRLNWWILKTAMAERLAYRADFAFSTLVRFLPIVTQIFLWTAVYAGAQSDSLNGYSLPEMVSYYLLAMVGRAFSSMPGLASGIALEVREGVVKKYLTQPIDMLGYLFVHRVAHKLVYYLIAAGPFALVFWLCRDYLPAWPGFAVFEAFLASLALAFVIGFLIESLIGLISFWFLEISSLLFIYMMFNYFLSGHMIPLDWLPEPVTAAVVWLPFKYLAYVPAAIFLGKYSPEELPGVLLTGAAWAVGLLIVNRVVFRRGVRRYGAFGG from the coding sequence ATGTCATTCCGGCTCAATTGGTGGATCCTGAAAACCGCGATGGCGGAGCGGCTGGCGTATCGGGCGGACTTCGCCTTTAGCACGCTGGTGCGGTTCCTGCCGATCGTCACGCAGATTTTTCTGTGGACCGCGGTCTACGCCGGCGCCCAGTCCGACAGCCTGAACGGCTATTCCTTGCCGGAGATGGTCAGTTATTACCTGCTGGCGATGGTCGGCCGGGCGTTCAGCAGCATGCCGGGGCTGGCCAGCGGCATCGCGTTGGAGGTGCGGGAGGGGGTCGTCAAAAAATACCTCACCCAGCCGATCGACATGCTCGGCTACCTGTTCGTGCACCGGGTGGCCCACAAGCTGGTCTATTACCTGATCGCCGCGGGGCCGTTCGCGCTGGTGTTCTGGCTCTGCCGGGACTATCTGCCGGCGTGGCCGGGGTTCGCCGTGTTCGAGGCCTTCCTGGCGAGTCTGGCGCTGGCCTTCGTGATCGGGTTCCTGATTGAAAGCCTGATCGGGCTGATCAGCTTCTGGTTCCTGGAGATCAGCAGCCTGCTGTTCATCTATATGATGTTCAACTACTTCCTCAGCGGGCACATGATCCCGTTGGACTGGCTGCCGGAGCCGGTGACGGCGGCGGTGGTCTGGCTGCCGTTTAAATATTTGGCGTACGTGCCGGCGGCGATCTTTCTGGGCAAGTACTCGCCGGAGGAGTTGCCCGGCGTGCTGCTGACCGGGGCGGCGTGGGCGGTCGGCCTGCTGATCGTGAACCGCGTGGTCTTCCGCCGCGGCGTGCGGCGGTACGGGGCATTCGGGGGGTGA
- the cimA gene encoding citramalate synthase: MSRRVQLYDTTLRDGSQGEGVTFSVQDKLLITQRLDEAGFDFIEGGFPLSNPKDAEYFQRVRDLDLKHATVCAFGLTRRKNTAAEDDVTLKALVDAGTPAVTVVGKTWDLHVNEIMRIDRAENLAMIADSVAFLKAEGKRVIYDAEHFFDGYRANPDFALETLRAAADAGAEIVVLCDTNGGSLPDFVARAVHAAREAIRCPVGIHCHNDSDLATANTLAAVQAGAIQVQGTINGIGERCGNADLIAAAANLALKLDFDVLLPAQDGAGGVQHLTELSRFVYETANLALRRGQPFVGSSAFAHKGGMHVHAVNRLASSYEHIDPAKVGNERRILVSELSGRSNIVAAATKLKIDADDALMRTVLAKVVELEHAGYQFEAAEASFELLVKKCAGTFQSHFNRDHYRVNIESGQETRVAGEEPVTEASIKLRIPMPDGSEEVRHEVAEGDGPINALDAALRKALLPVYPQLAEVTLTDYKVRVINPTEGTAAKVRVMIESHGSGPGEPADWSTVGVSENVVEASWLALCDSIEYALARTAAPEATAEESVQPPVPSPS, encoded by the coding sequence ATGTCCCGACGCGTCCAACTTTACGACACCACCCTCCGCGACGGCTCGCAGGGCGAGGGCGTCACGTTCAGCGTGCAGGACAAACTGCTGATCACCCAGCGGTTGGACGAAGCGGGCTTCGACTTCATCGAGGGCGGGTTCCCGCTGTCGAACCCGAAGGACGCCGAGTACTTTCAGCGCGTACGCGACCTGGATTTGAAGCACGCGACCGTGTGCGCGTTCGGGCTGACCCGCCGCAAGAACACCGCGGCCGAGGACGACGTCACGCTGAAGGCGCTGGTCGACGCCGGCACGCCGGCGGTCACGGTGGTCGGCAAGACCTGGGATCTGCACGTGAACGAGATCATGCGCATCGACCGGGCGGAAAATCTGGCGATGATCGCCGACTCCGTCGCCTTCCTGAAGGCGGAGGGAAAACGGGTGATTTACGACGCGGAGCACTTCTTCGACGGCTATCGCGCCAATCCGGACTTCGCCCTGGAAACGCTGCGGGCCGCGGCCGACGCCGGGGCGGAGATCGTGGTGCTGTGCGACACCAACGGCGGCAGCCTGCCGGACTTCGTCGCCCGGGCGGTGCACGCCGCCCGGGAGGCGATCCGCTGCCCCGTCGGCATCCATTGCCACAACGATTCGGACCTCGCCACCGCGAACACCCTCGCCGCGGTGCAGGCCGGGGCGATTCAGGTGCAGGGCACGATCAACGGCATCGGCGAGCGCTGCGGCAACGCGGACCTGATCGCCGCCGCCGCGAACCTCGCCCTCAAACTGGACTTCGACGTTCTGCTTCCGGCCCAGGACGGGGCCGGCGGGGTGCAGCACCTCACGGAACTCAGCCGCTTCGTCTACGAGACGGCGAACTTGGCGCTGCGTCGCGGCCAGCCGTTCGTGGGCTCCAGCGCCTTCGCCCACAAGGGCGGGATGCACGTGCACGCCGTCAATCGGCTGGCCAGCAGCTACGAACACATCGACCCGGCGAAGGTCGGCAACGAACGGCGGATTCTGGTCTCGGAACTATCCGGCCGCTCCAACATCGTCGCCGCGGCGACCAAGCTGAAAATCGACGCCGACGACGCCCTGATGCGGACGGTGCTGGCGAAGGTCGTCGAACTGGAGCACGCCGGCTATCAGTTCGAGGCCGCCGAGGCGAGCTTCGAACTGCTGGTGAAGAAATGCGCCGGCACCTTCCAGTCCCACTTCAACCGGGACCATTACCGGGTGAATATCGAGAGCGGCCAGGAGACGCGCGTCGCCGGCGAGGAACCGGTGACGGAGGCCAGCATTAAGCTCCGCATCCCCATGCCGGACGGCTCGGAGGAGGTGCGGCACGAGGTGGCCGAGGGCGACGGCCCGATCAATGCCCTGGACGCCGCCCTCCGGAAGGCCCTGTTGCCGGTCTACCCGCAGCTCGCCGAGGTCACGCTGACGGACTACAAGGTGCGGGTCATCAACCCGACCGAGGGCACCGCGGCGAAGGTGCGGGTAATGATCGAATCCCACGGGTCCGGCCCCGGCGAGCCGGCGGACTGGTCGACGGTCGGCGTGAGCGAGAACGTCGTGGAAGCCAGTTGGCTGGCCCTGTGCGACAGCATCGAATACGCCCTGGCCCGGACCGCGGCACCGGAAGCGACCGCGGAGGAGTCCGTCCAACCGCCCGTCCCCTCCCCGTCCTGA
- a CDS encoding 6-phosphogluconolactonase produces the protein MNLPDTLPGSLLEGFFPAGWDLRTIDACVGEPGTARDRQPHWHADFEPVSCDTVEDFDVRMGHEIALTIRRAGEAGNQLAMILPVGPMGMYRWAVFFLTEWGVDCGHVHGFNMDEWSDAEGGTLPPHDPGAFTNAMTQAFYGPLGKSAPPQSQRNFATADNLPTYAEKIAALKADGAELVTVFGIGRVCHIAFWEPHFAAEYDGEAEWKTATHRLGAKLHPLTVEQNAITSFKSRTTLVPAYANTIGPGLFLQSDRIIGGCDGVLGRGMQWQGLSFWMTLRHEPTPWIPSTYMPTLPGRLFYLDELEGPLEAECN, from the coding sequence ATGAATCTGCCCGACACGCTCCCCGGATCGCTGTTGGAAGGCTTCTTCCCCGCCGGCTGGGACCTACGGACGATCGACGCCTGCGTCGGCGAGCCCGGCACGGCCCGCGACCGGCAGCCGCACTGGCACGCGGACTTCGAGCCGGTCTCCTGCGACACCGTGGAGGACTTTGACGTCCGCATGGGCCACGAGATCGCGCTCACGATCCGCCGGGCCGGCGAGGCGGGGAATCAACTGGCAATGATCCTGCCCGTCGGGCCGATGGGAATGTACCGCTGGGCGGTCTTCTTCCTGACCGAATGGGGCGTGGACTGCGGGCATGTCCACGGCTTCAACATGGACGAATGGAGCGACGCCGAGGGCGGCACGCTCCCGCCGCACGACCCCGGCGCCTTCACCAACGCGATGACGCAGGCGTTCTACGGCCCCCTGGGCAAGTCGGCCCCGCCGCAGAGCCAGCGGAACTTCGCCACCGCCGACAACCTCCCCACCTACGCCGAGAAAATCGCCGCCCTCAAAGCGGACGGGGCGGAGTTGGTGACAGTGTTCGGAATCGGCCGGGTCTGTCACATCGCCTTCTGGGAGCCGCACTTCGCCGCGGAGTACGACGGCGAAGCGGAGTGGAAGACCGCGACCCACCGCCTCGGGGCGAAGCTGCACCCGCTCACCGTGGAGCAGAACGCGATCACCTCGTTCAAATCCCGCACCACGCTGGTACCGGCCTACGCCAACACGATCGGCCCGGGGCTGTTCCTGCAGAGTGACCGGATCATCGGCGGCTGCGACGGCGTCCTCGGCCGCGGCATGCAGTGGCAGGGCCTGAGTTTCTGGATGACGCTCCGCCACGAGCCGACGCCGTGGATCCCGTCCACGTACATGCCCACGCTGCCCGGCCGGCTGTTCTACCTGGACGAACTGGAAGGGCCGCTGGAAGCGGAGTGCAACTGA
- a CDS encoding valine--tRNA ligase, which produces MDLPKQYDPAAAAAKWTPVWDEAGVSHADPPETLGVSPITDAAETVPDGGEPKPPHAVMIPLPNVTGALHMGHALNGTVQDLVTRWRRMQGYEALWQPGTDHAGIATQAVVERRMLEEEGLTRHDVGREALVNRIWAWKETYEGRILGQLKSLGASADFRRTRFTLDEMCSRAVRAAFFKLFSDGLIYRGKRLVNWDTHLQTAVADDEVFEEETQGHFWTFHYPVVDEDGQDTKRSIQFSTTRPETMLGDVAVCVHPSDARYTELVGERVRVPLTGRLVPIIADALLADPEKGTGAVKVTPAHDPNDYACGLRNGLEMLNVLNPDGTMNEAAGPFARLDRLKARGKVVEAMDELGFYDGVEDRVIQLKHSDRSKTPVEPLLSDQWFVRMGPSEDGADDVDLAQSAIDAVEDGSVRFYPGRYQKTYTDWLGEKRDWCISRQLWWGHRIPIWSRTFPAGEFDPKYPDGWEIPADESGRVAVQTTRDAEADTVTVLICIGEGAEDLEEKYAAEGFEQDPDVLDTWFSSALWPLETLGWPEETPDLSYFYPTAVLVTSRDIITLWVARMVLFGKYLRAHRPPEEQVPFKHVYIHPKILDGFGRTMSKSKGNGVDPLELVEKYGPDAVRFTIASFAGETQDVRLPVSYEHPETGEIVPQTQAHTEAKPAQDADGNFVKPTVRFPKAKADLQYVTPSYEPDPDVPVARVVADRFEYGRNFCNKLYNAARFAAMNLTGYTPGPVAAEELQLEDRWVLSRLAKVTEEVDTLLGRYQLDAATRALRGFVWDEFCDWYVEMVKPRLRLAEGEEQTDERAAAQRVLVHVLDSILRLLHPWAPFVTEEVWANLKEIAPQRGLAEPTAAADLCALAPWPAARQADVDDALEARFDALKEVVVAVRNVRGVYNLPPAAPLQLHLRSAEDFAGDLGSIAEQFDQLARVVLAKAGAEVTRPPASAAFSLSAGGEDGGPAEGFIPLGDVIDLDAERERQQAEAEKLRGHIAGHEKKLSNDNFVARAPAEVVEGVRETLATLKAQLAAAENVLAELS; this is translated from the coding sequence ATGGATCTTCCGAAGCAGTACGACCCCGCCGCCGCGGCCGCGAAGTGGACCCCGGTTTGGGACGAGGCCGGCGTCTCGCACGCCGATCCGCCGGAGACGCTCGGCGTCAGCCCGATCACTGACGCCGCTGAAACGGTTCCGGACGGAGGCGAACCGAAGCCGCCGCACGCGGTGATGATCCCGCTGCCCAACGTCACCGGCGCCCTGCACATGGGGCACGCCCTCAACGGCACGGTGCAGGATCTCGTCACCCGCTGGCGGCGGATGCAGGGGTACGAGGCCCTCTGGCAGCCCGGCACCGACCACGCCGGCATCGCCACGCAGGCGGTCGTCGAGCGACGGATGCTGGAGGAGGAAGGCCTCACGCGGCACGACGTCGGCCGGGAGGCCCTCGTGAACCGCATCTGGGCGTGGAAGGAGACCTACGAGGGCCGCATCCTCGGGCAGCTCAAGTCGCTGGGGGCCAGCGCGGACTTCCGCCGGACCCGGTTCACGCTGGACGAGATGTGCAGCCGGGCCGTCCGGGCGGCGTTCTTCAAGCTGTTCAGCGACGGCCTGATCTACCGCGGCAAGCGGCTGGTCAACTGGGATACCCACCTCCAAACCGCCGTCGCCGACGACGAGGTGTTCGAGGAGGAAACGCAGGGGCACTTCTGGACGTTCCACTACCCCGTCGTGGACGAGGACGGGCAGGACACGAAGCGGTCCATCCAGTTCAGCACGACCCGGCCGGAGACGATGCTGGGCGACGTGGCCGTCTGCGTGCACCCCTCGGACGCACGCTACACGGAGTTGGTGGGCGAACGCGTCCGCGTGCCGCTAACCGGCCGGCTGGTGCCGATCATCGCCGACGCCCTGCTGGCCGACCCGGAGAAAGGCACCGGGGCCGTGAAGGTCACCCCCGCCCACGATCCCAACGACTACGCCTGCGGCCTGCGAAACGGGCTGGAGATGCTGAACGTCCTCAACCCGGACGGCACGATGAACGAAGCCGCCGGCCCGTTCGCCAGACTGGACCGGCTGAAGGCCCGCGGCAAGGTCGTGGAGGCGATGGACGAACTCGGCTTCTACGACGGCGTCGAGGACCGGGTGATCCAGCTGAAGCACTCCGACCGCTCCAAGACCCCGGTCGAACCGCTGCTGAGCGACCAGTGGTTCGTTCGCATGGGCCCGTCCGAGGACGGCGCCGACGACGTGGACCTCGCCCAGTCCGCGATCGACGCGGTCGAGGACGGCTCCGTCCGGTTCTATCCCGGCCGCTATCAGAAGACGTACACCGACTGGCTCGGCGAGAAGCGGGACTGGTGCATCTCCCGCCAGTTGTGGTGGGGGCACCGGATTCCGATCTGGAGCCGCACCTTCCCCGCCGGGGAGTTCGATCCGAAGTACCCGGACGGGTGGGAGATTCCCGCGGACGAGTCCGGCCGCGTCGCCGTGCAGACGACCCGCGACGCCGAGGCCGATACGGTCACCGTGCTGATCTGCATCGGCGAGGGGGCCGAGGACCTGGAGGAGAAGTACGCGGCGGAGGGCTTCGAGCAGGACCCGGACGTGCTCGACACCTGGTTCAGCAGCGCCCTGTGGCCGTTGGAAACGCTCGGGTGGCCGGAGGAGACGCCGGACCTGTCGTACTTCTATCCCACCGCCGTGCTGGTCACGAGCCGGGACATCATCACCCTGTGGGTCGCCCGCATGGTGCTGTTCGGCAAGTACCTGCGGGCTCACCGTCCGCCGGAAGAACAGGTGCCGTTCAAGCACGTCTATATCCACCCGAAGATTCTGGACGGCTTCGGGCGGACGATGTCCAAGTCGAAGGGCAACGGCGTCGATCCGCTGGAGCTGGTCGAAAAATACGGTCCGGACGCCGTGCGGTTCACCATCGCCAGCTTCGCCGGGGAAACGCAGGACGTACGGCTGCCCGTCAGCTACGAGCACCCCGAAACCGGCGAGATCGTCCCGCAAACGCAGGCGCACACCGAGGCCAAGCCGGCGCAGGACGCCGACGGCAACTTCGTCAAACCGACCGTCCGCTTCCCCAAAGCCAAGGCGGACCTGCAGTACGTCACCCCCAGCTACGAACCGGACCCCGACGTGCCGGTGGCCCGGGTGGTGGCGGACCGCTTCGAGTACGGCCGGAACTTCTGCAACAAGCTCTACAACGCCGCCCGCTTCGCGGCGATGAACCTGACCGGCTACACGCCCGGCCCGGTCGCGGCGGAGGAGTTGCAACTCGAAGACCGCTGGGTCCTCTCCCGACTGGCGAAGGTCACCGAGGAAGTCGACACGCTGCTGGGCCGCTACCAGCTCGACGCCGCCACCCGGGCGCTGCGGGGCTTCGTCTGGGACGAGTTCTGCGACTGGTACGTCGAAATGGTCAAACCCCGCCTGCGACTGGCTGAAGGGGAAGAGCAGACCGACGAACGGGCCGCCGCCCAGCGGGTGTTGGTGCACGTGCTGGATTCGATCCTCCGGTTGCTCCATCCCTGGGCGCCGTTCGTGACGGAGGAGGTCTGGGCGAACCTGAAGGAGATCGCCCCGCAGCGCGGCCTGGCCGAGCCGACGGCGGCCGCCGACCTGTGCGCCCTCGCCCCCTGGCCGGCGGCCCGGCAGGCGGATGTGGACGACGCGCTCGAAGCCCGGTTCGACGCCTTGAAAGAAGTGGTCGTCGCCGTGCGGAACGTCCGCGGCGTCTACAACCTCCCGCCGGCGGCCCCGCTGCAACTGCACCTCCGCAGTGCCGAGGACTTCGCCGGGGACCTCGGTTCGATCGCGGAGCAGTTCGATCAACTCGCCCGGGTCGTGCTGGCGAAGGCCGGCGCCGAGGTGACCCGCCCGCCGGCCAGCGCGGCGTTCTCCCTGAGCGCCGGCGGCGAGGACGGCGGCCCGGCCGAGGGCTTCATCCCGCTGGGCGACGTGATCGACCTGGACGCCGAACGCGAGCGCCAGCAGGCCGAGGCGGAAAAGCTCCGCGGCCACATCGCCGGGCACGAAAAGAAGCTGTCGAACGACAACTTCGTCGCCCGGGCCCCCGCCGAGGTCGTCGAGGGCGTGCGAGAAACGCTCGCCACGCTGAAGGCCCAGCTCGCCGCCGCGGAGAACGTGCTGGCGGAGTTGTCGTAG
- a CDS encoding MFS transporter, with protein sequence MTSAEPSPPPPASPSIRPRAEVYHAAFWVAFAANLLVVSSNALTFRFAELVNFLGGTEGLAGLTVSVATFGAVAARFKIGEAIDRLGVRKVWAACSALGVSGALTLAAAGPLAEALPQDAGPALAWLGERLPIFLGRLLFTVGLAGQFGCSLVHIQNIVPASRRTEAIATFGSSGFLGMMTGTILGDVIFYHAVGTNRYVALFGASAVCGVCYLLFTLYLTRGARHAAPTERASSFALLRRYWPGPVTLVGGAMGLGFAVSTVFLTRFATARGLPGIFPFFMGYAISAFTFRVLTRHWSQKVGRHRMIDFGLAGQMVGFLCLPLVSEGWHLVPPAILVGFGHALLFPAVVSLGTETFPLRYRGTASTLILGFFDLGMLICAPLLGGMVDLGVAYGLSGGTEFVPMFVGAALLVGGIGVYYHFAAGRREDVDVLAEAEKRGELHGVAERSAHPAGAAPPTGRFEPIGPRSEHAAREPIVAGR encoded by the coding sequence ATGACTTCTGCTGAACCGTCCCCGCCGCCGCCCGCGTCCCCGTCGATCCGCCCAAGGGCGGAGGTGTACCACGCCGCCTTCTGGGTCGCGTTCGCGGCGAACCTGCTGGTGGTTTCCTCGAACGCGCTGACGTTTCGCTTTGCGGAACTGGTCAACTTCCTCGGCGGCACCGAGGGGCTTGCCGGGCTGACGGTCTCCGTGGCGACGTTCGGGGCGGTGGCGGCCCGGTTCAAAATCGGGGAGGCGATCGACCGGCTGGGCGTGCGGAAGGTGTGGGCCGCGTGCAGCGCCCTGGGGGTGAGCGGGGCGCTGACGCTCGCCGCCGCCGGGCCGCTGGCCGAGGCGCTGCCGCAAGACGCCGGGCCGGCGCTGGCCTGGCTGGGCGAGCGGCTGCCGATCTTCCTCGGGCGGCTGCTGTTCACGGTCGGACTGGCGGGGCAGTTCGGCTGCTCGCTGGTCCACATCCAGAACATCGTGCCGGCCAGCCGCCGCACGGAGGCGATCGCCACCTTCGGCAGCTCCGGCTTCCTGGGGATGATGACCGGCACGATCTTGGGCGACGTGATCTTTTATCACGCCGTTGGGACGAACCGGTACGTGGCCCTGTTCGGCGCCAGCGCGGTCTGCGGCGTGTGTTATCTGCTGTTCACCCTCTACCTGACCCGCGGCGCCCGGCACGCGGCCCCGACTGAACGGGCCAGTTCCTTCGCCCTGCTCCGCCGATACTGGCCCGGGCCGGTGACGCTGGTGGGCGGAGCCATGGGATTAGGGTTTGCCGTCTCGACCGTGTTCCTGACCCGGTTCGCCACGGCCCGCGGGCTGCCCGGGATCTTCCCGTTCTTCATGGGCTACGCGATCAGCGCCTTCACCTTTCGGGTGCTGACGCGGCATTGGAGCCAGAAGGTCGGCCGGCACCGGATGATCGACTTTGGCCTCGCCGGGCAGATGGTCGGGTTCCTCTGTCTGCCGCTGGTCTCCGAGGGTTGGCACCTGGTGCCGCCTGCGATCCTGGTGGGCTTCGGGCACGCCCTGCTGTTCCCGGCGGTCGTGAGTCTCGGCACGGAGACCTTCCCGCTGCGGTATCGGGGTACGGCCTCGACGCTGATCCTGGGGTTCTTCGACCTGGGCATGCTGATCTGCGCCCCGCTGCTGGGCGGGATGGTTGACCTGGGAGTGGCCTACGGGCTGTCGGGCGGGACGGAGTTCGTCCCGATGTTCGTCGGGGCGGCGCTGCTGGTGGGCGGGATCGGTGTGTACTACCACTTTGCCGCCGGACGCCGGGAGGACGTGGACGTGCTCGCGGAGGCGGAGAAGCGGGGCGAACTGCACGGCGTCGCCGAGCGGTCGGCGCATCCCGCGGGGGCGGCTCCTCCAACCGGCCGGTTCGAGCCGATCGGTCCGCGTTCGGAGCACGCCGCGCGGGAACCGATCGTCGCCGGTCGGTAG
- a CDS encoding bifunctional nuclease family protein codes for MLVPMRLSRIILSDINEQQVLCLTEIADDGSDGDRTFPILVGEFEAGSIRRAVTGDAAPRPLTHDLLKAAIEELGAEVKDVVISHLQDHTYFAKVRLRRTGEDGAETELDSRPSDAIALAVHHHPPRPIFVSESVLDEVT; via the coding sequence GTGCTGGTGCCGATGCGCCTGAGCCGGATCATCCTGTCCGACATCAACGAACAGCAGGTCCTCTGCCTGACGGAGATCGCCGACGACGGCTCGGACGGCGACCGCACCTTTCCGATTCTGGTGGGCGAGTTCGAGGCCGGCAGCATCCGCCGGGCCGTCACCGGCGACGCCGCCCCCCGGCCGCTCACGCACGATCTGCTCAAGGCGGCGATCGAGGAGTTGGGGGCGGAGGTGAAGGACGTCGTGATCTCCCACCTGCAGGATCACACCTACTTCGCCAAGGTCCGCCTCCGCCGGACCGGTGAGGACGGCGCCGAAACCGAACTCGACAGCCGCCCCTCGGACGCCATCGCCCTGGCCGTCCACCACCACCCCCCCCGCCCGATTTTCGTCAGCGAGTCGGTGCTGGACGAGGTCACCTGA
- a CDS encoding AAA family ATPase, which translates to MPANAPPVAAAPVAAPSPAEGPATEADLAELDRLAASYRSLTEQIGRAIVGQTEAVEQTCVALLAGGHALLVGVPGLAKTLLVRTLAEALDLDFNRVQFTPDLMPADVSGGEVPNHSGGDGPSFRFEPGPIFTNVLLADEINRTPPKTQAALLEAMQERQVTAAGRRHPLPDPFFVLATQNPIESEGTYPLPEAQLDRFLLQIAIDYPSEEDEVEVVRRTTAGAPPRIEPVIGRDQLLAARAAVRKIAVSDSTLRYATRLARASRPGADVSGVNPGALEFVSEHVRWGAGPRAAQALILCAKARAALRGEVHAGGDDVAAVAPAALRHRILPNFHADAAGLTADDLVARLIAAVPRQPDAGPRWLREILP; encoded by the coding sequence GTGCCCGCCAACGCCCCGCCCGTCGCCGCCGCGCCCGTCGCCGCCCCGTCTCCCGCCGAGGGGCCGGCGACCGAGGCGGATCTCGCCGAACTGGACCGGCTGGCCGCCTCCTATCGTTCCCTGACGGAGCAGATCGGCCGGGCGATCGTGGGGCAGACGGAGGCCGTCGAGCAAACCTGCGTCGCCCTGCTGGCCGGCGGGCACGCGCTGCTGGTCGGCGTGCCGGGGCTGGCGAAGACGCTGCTGGTCCGCACGCTGGCGGAGGCGCTGGACCTGGACTTCAACCGCGTGCAGTTCACCCCGGACCTGATGCCGGCGGACGTCAGCGGCGGCGAAGTCCCGAACCACTCGGGGGGCGACGGCCCGTCGTTCCGGTTCGAGCCCGGGCCGATCTTCACGAACGTGCTGCTGGCCGACGAGATCAACCGCACCCCGCCGAAGACGCAGGCGGCGCTGCTGGAAGCGATGCAGGAGCGCCAGGTGACCGCCGCCGGCCGCCGGCACCCGCTGCCGGACCCGTTCTTCGTGCTGGCCACGCAGAACCCGATCGAGAGCGAGGGCACCTACCCCCTGCCCGAGGCGCAGCTCGACCGGTTCCTGCTGCAAATCGCGATCGACTACCCCTCCGAGGAGGACGAGGTGGAGGTCGTCCGCCGCACCACCGCGGGGGCGCCGCCGCGGATTGAGCCGGTGATCGGCCGGGACCAGTTGCTCGCGGCCCGGGCGGCGGTCCGCAAGATCGCGGTGAGCGACTCGACGCTGCGGTACGCGACTCGGCTGGCCCGGGCCAGCCGCCCGGGGGCGGACGTCAGCGGGGTGAACCCGGGGGCGTTGGAGTTCGTCTCCGAACATGTCCGCTGGGGCGCCGGGCCGCGGGCGGCGCAGGCGTTGATCCTGTGCGCCAAGGCCCGGGCGGCGTTGCGGGGCGAGGTGCACGCCGGCGGGGACGACGTGGCGGCGGTCGCCCCGGCGGCGCTGCGGCACCGCATCCTGCCGAACTTCCACGCCGACGCCGCCGGCCTCACCGCCGACGACCTCGTCGCGCGACTGATTGCCGCCGTCCCCCGCCAGCCGGACGCCGGCCCGCGGTGGCTACGGGAGATCCTGCCGTAG